CAGACTATCGCCAGCTCAGCACCACATACCGCGATACGTCGTCGTCCCGCACCAGCATCAATACTTTATTGTTGGCGCTGCTTTTCACCGCCTGGTCAAACTCGACAGCGTTGTTAACCGCTTTGCGGTTGACTTCGAGAATCACGCTGCCGCGGCTGATGCCGGCCATCATCGCGACCGATCCGGGCGCCACCTCGGTGACGATGACGCCTTTTCCGGGTTTGATGCCGAACTGCCGCGCCGTTTCGGCGGTAATCGATTGCACCGTGATACCCAGCTTGTCACTGGCTTGCGATCCTTCCTGCGCAACTTGCTTGCTGTCGGGAAGCTTGTCGATATTCACCGAAACCGTGCGCTGTTTGCCGTCGCGGATGATATCGAACGTCACTTTGCTGCCCGGTTGTTCCGCCGCAACGCGATTGCGGAATTCGCCGGTATCGCTGACCGGACGGCCTTGGAAATTGAGAATGACATCGCCGGGCTTGAGACCCGCTTTTTCAGCCGGTGAATTCTTGGTCACTTGCGCGACGAGAATGCCCTTGTCGGTGCTCAAATCGAACGATTTCGCCAAATCGGGCGTCAGCGGCTGGATCATGATGCCGAGGTACCCGCGCACCACTTCGCCTTTGTCGATCAATTGATTGGCAATGCGTTCGACGAGATTGATCGGAATCGCAAAACCGATACCCATATAACCGCCGCTGCGGCTGAAAATGGCGGTGTTCATGCCGATCACTTCACCGTCGAGATTCACCAGCGGCCCGCCGGAATTGCCCGGATTGATCGCTGCGTCGGTCTGGATGAAATCTTCATAATCGTTGATGCCGAGCGATGTCCGGCCTTTGGCGCTGACCACGCCGACTGTCAGCGTATGGCTCAAGCCGAACGGATTGCCGATCGCCACCACCCATTCGCCCACTTCCAGTTCCGAATAATCGCCGAGCGGAATCGCCGGTAAATCACTCGCCTCGATTTCGATCACCGCGATATCCGATTTCGGATCGGTGCCTTTGATAGTCGCAGCGAATTCCCGGCCATCGAGAAACTTGACGCTGATTTTGTCATTGCCCTCGACCACGTGATTATTGGTCAGAATATAGGTTTTGTTACCCGGCTTGGCGGCGGCAAATACGAACCCCGAGCCTTGTCCGACCACCGAACGCTGGCGTCCCGGTTGTTTCTTACCCGGTTCATTGAAGCGGGGCATGTCCGGAAAGCGGTCGCCAAAAAAACGCTTGAAAAAATCATCGCCGAACGGAAATTGCTGCCCGTCTCCAAACGGGATGCCAAACGGCGACATTTGCGCAGCCTCGGTTTCGCGCTCAACCTGGATCAGCACCACCGACGGCGACACCTTGCGCGCCACCGCTGCAAACGCCTTGCCGGTTTGCCGCAGACTTTCAACGCCGTTCCCTTGCGCCTGCAATTCGAGCGGCATCAGCAAAACGGCAATTAACACAATGAAAAAATTACGATAATGAATCATTTCTTGCTCCTCTATTCAAACTTCATGATGTTTCCAGCTTGCCATAATTGGGGATTTTGGTTGCAAATTACAAGCAAACAATGTGAAATCTTCAAACCTGGTAGTATTTTTTCATTTTAGGGGAAAACGCATGATCATTGTTATTTCACCGGCAAAAACGCTGGATTTTGAAACGCCGGCGTTGACACAAACGCACACGCAGCCGGATTTTCTCGACGATTCGGCGCTGTTGATCGATGCATTGCGGAAACTCGACCCCAGCCAAATCGGTGCGATGATGTCGATCAGCCCGAAACTGGCAACACTCAATTCCAATCGTTATTTCGCCTGGAAACGCCCGTTTACACTGAACAATGCGAAGCAGGCGATCTTTGCATTCCAAGGCGATGTCTATACTGGCCTGGACGCCGATACCTTGACGGATGCTGAATGGATGTTCGCGCAACAGCACTTGCGCATTTTGTCGGGACTTTACGGCGTGCTCCGGCCGCTCGATTTGATGCAGCCGTACCGGCTGGAAATGGGTACTGCGTTTACAAATCCGCGCGGCAGCAATCTCTACGAGTTCTGGGGCGATAAAATCACCCAGGCATTGAACCGGGAATTGCAAAAACAGCAGCATGCGATTTTGATCAACCTGGCGTCGAACGAGTATTTTCACTCGGTCAAACCGGACCAATTAAGCGCCCGCATCATCACCCCAATCTTTAAAGACGAGAAAAACGGCAAGTACAAAATCATCAGTTTCTTCGCCAAGAAAGCACGCGGCATGATGAGCCGCTTTATCATCCAAAACCGCTTGACCGACCCTGAAGGCATCAAGAATTTCACCGCGGCGGGCTATCGTTTCAGCGCGGGCGACAGCGGCGAGGACGGTTGGGTGTTTACCCGCGCCGAGTCAAAATCCGCCTAATGGCGCGCAGTATCGCGGGTTTTGGAAACATCATGGATAACCGTTCTTTCACCGAATTGGCAAAAAACTACGTAACTTTGTCCAATCATCACCAACTGGATCTGATTAAGCCCTTATTTGCCGCCGATGCGACGTACTACTCGGAATTTTTTGGCGAATACCGCGGCAGTGCCGCGATTCACGAGATGATGCTCCGCTTCTTCAGCCGCTTTCCCGATGCGCATTGGGACGTGCCCGGCTACCGGGAGATTGAAAACAACGGTGTCGAATTCGATTTCAAAATGTCCGGCAGCGATGCTGAATCCGGCGAGAAAGTGAATCGATGCGGTTTGGAAAAGATTTACTTCACGGCGGAAGGATTGATCCGGCATATTGTTGTGCTCAAACCGGAAAAGTAATACAGGCGCTGCTTCAAACGTAAACTGCAACCGACAGCTAACTAGAACTTGTTCAGATTCTGTGGAAAAACAATTTGACGCGTTCCCGGCAAGTTGCCGGGAACGGTTATCAACTTCGCCCGCTAAGGAAGTTCTGAAAAAGGTAGCGAGCAACGTTCAGGCAAGGCGAAATCAGGTGAAAAAGCGCAGTTTACAAGCAGTAAATGAGTATTTTGAACCTGATTTCAACACAGCATGGCCGAGCGCAGTAGTTTTTCAGATCTTCCTTAAGTTCCGATCACGCCGCCGTCATCCTTAGTAATCACAATCACCGAGGAACGGGGTTTGGCTACGGTAGTGCCGGTAAAGGTGGTCGGACCGTTATTTCCGTTATCCGGCCAGCTTGAATG
This is a stretch of genomic DNA from Nitrosomonas sp. sh817. It encodes these proteins:
- a CDS encoding DegQ family serine endoprotease, whose product is MIHYRNFFIVLIAVLLMPLELQAQGNGVESLRQTGKAFAAVARKVSPSVVLIQVERETEAAQMSPFGIPFGDGQQFPFGDDFFKRFFGDRFPDMPRFNEPGKKQPGRQRSVVGQGSGFVFAAAKPGNKTYILTNNHVVEGNDKISVKFLDGREFAATIKGTDPKSDIAVIEIEASDLPAIPLGDYSELEVGEWVVAIGNPFGLSHTLTVGVVSAKGRTSLGINDYEDFIQTDAAINPGNSGGPLVNLDGEVIGMNTAIFSRSGGYMGIGFAIPINLVERIANQLIDKGEVVRGYLGIMIQPLTPDLAKSFDLSTDKGILVAQVTKNSPAEKAGLKPGDVILNFQGRPVSDTGEFRNRVAAEQPGSKVTFDIIRDGKQRTVSVNIDKLPDSKQVAQEGSQASDKLGITVQSITAETARQFGIKPGKGVIVTEVAPGSVAMMAGISRGSVILEVNRKAVNNAVEFDQAVKSSANNKVLMLVRDDDVSRYVVLSWR
- a CDS encoding nuclear transport factor 2 family protein, encoding MDNRSFTELAKNYVTLSNHHQLDLIKPLFAADATYYSEFFGEYRGSAAIHEMMLRFFSRFPDAHWDVPGYREIENNGVEFDFKMSGSDAESGEKVNRCGLEKIYFTAEGLIRHIVVLKPEK
- the yaaA gene encoding peroxide stress protein YaaA, translating into MIIVISPAKTLDFETPALTQTHTQPDFLDDSALLIDALRKLDPSQIGAMMSISPKLATLNSNRYFAWKRPFTLNNAKQAIFAFQGDVYTGLDADTLTDAEWMFAQQHLRILSGLYGVLRPLDLMQPYRLEMGTAFTNPRGSNLYEFWGDKITQALNRELQKQQHAILINLASNEYFHSVKPDQLSARIITPIFKDEKNGKYKIISFFAKKARGMMSRFIIQNRLTDPEGIKNFTAAGYRFSAGDSGEDGWVFTRAESKSA